In Rickettsia endosymbiont of Gonocerus acuteangulatus, the following are encoded in one genomic region:
- a CDS encoding IS630 transposase-related protein, with amino-acid sequence MSWIILNEKLMAKAYSYDLRIRVIKSLTDGKTIKETSEIYSISRKTIIEWKKLKKQTGDVKAKSGYHTGHRRIIRDIEGFKKFIELNFVSNGSKMIQSNG; translated from the coding sequence ATGAGTTGGATTATACTAAATGAAAAACTTATGGCAAAGGCATATTCATACGATTTAAGAATACGAGTAATAAAAAGTTTAACAGATGGTAAAACAATAAAAGAGACTTCAGAGATATACTCTATTAGTAGGAAGACTATAATAGAGTGGAAAAAATTAAAGAAACAAACTGGGGATGTCAAAGCAAAAAGTGGTTATCATACAGGACATCGTAGAATAATAAGAGACATAGAGGGATTTAAAAAATTTATAGAATTAAATTTTGTTAGCAACGGAAGTAAAATGATACAGAGCAACGGATAA